Proteins found in one Clostridium kluyveri DSM 555 genomic segment:
- a CDS encoding methyl-accepting chemotaxis protein: MNFLKNTKVKVKLILSFAIVAILITVVGVIGMMSLKTISSNSDDMYNNKLKRIYMLTNMKQNFTEIKSDIFQLIYEKDSSKRSELEKNIKSDMALNEKNMLDYEKFVMNNVEKQIWPTYRSQFNEYKNIINNIINFINNENFDEAIKEYNKILTLREIMVGNVDKLMNKQVKSAEEANLKNNSLYLENNKIMLVFMIGGLLLAVVLGLIISKDINIPLMKIKSFAEKLALYDFSAPIVITRSDEFGKTGVALNTALLNVDSLIKDIMANSQEISASSEELFATVEELSIKIEKIDNSLNNIIVGIQDTSSSSEEITSSVEEVNSGINELSEKAEKGSNNANESKKRAALVQQKGKQAIKESKDLYFKKKNNMLQAIKEGTVVDNIKVMADTISDIAEQTNLLALNAAIEAARAGKQGRGFAVVAEEVKKLAEQSSKSVTNIKDTVIKAENAFKNLSENGNEVLRFINENIHGRLEEFGIMGDQYQNDSSFLSTMSLDIAAMSEEITAAVNQVNQAMQNMSQIAEQSSENAETIKSRLDETTEEIRQVAVVAQNQAELSQSLNEMVQKFKI; the protein is encoded by the coding sequence ATGAATTTTCTAAAAAACACGAAGGTGAAAGTAAAGTTAATTTTATCCTTTGCCATTGTTGCTATATTGATTACAGTAGTTGGAGTTATAGGAATGATGTCGTTGAAAACCATAAGTTCAAATTCTGATGATATGTATAATAACAAATTGAAGAGAATCTATATGTTAACAAATATGAAACAAAATTTCACTGAAATTAAAAGTGATATTTTTCAACTCATCTATGAAAAGGATTCTTCTAAAAGGAGTGAACTGGAGAAGAATATAAAAAGTGATATGGCGTTAAATGAGAAAAATATGCTTGACTATGAAAAGTTTGTTATGAATAATGTTGAAAAGCAAATATGGCCAACCTATAGAAGCCAGTTTAATGAATATAAAAATATAATAAATAATATTATTAATTTTATTAATAATGAAAATTTTGATGAAGCAATTAAAGAGTATAATAAGATACTAACTCTTAGAGAAATAATGGTGGGAAATGTTGATAAATTAATGAATAAACAGGTGAAAAGTGCGGAAGAAGCAAATTTAAAAAATAATTCCTTATATTTAGAAAACAATAAAATTATGCTCGTATTTATGATTGGAGGATTACTGCTTGCAGTGGTGCTTGGACTTATTATTTCAAAGGATATAAACATTCCTTTGATGAAAATAAAATCCTTTGCAGAAAAACTTGCTTTGTACGATTTTTCTGCTCCCATTGTTATTACGAGAAGTGATGAATTCGGTAAAACAGGAGTAGCTTTAAATACTGCTCTTTTAAATGTAGATAGTCTTATCAAGGATATTATGGCAAATTCTCAGGAAATTAGTGCATCTAGTGAAGAACTTTTTGCAACCGTAGAAGAATTGTCTATAAAAATTGAAAAAATAGATAATTCATTAAATAATATAATTGTTGGAATTCAGGACACAAGTTCCTCCTCAGAGGAAATAACATCTTCTGTAGAAGAAGTTAACTCAGGTATCAATGAACTATCTGAAAAAGCAGAGAAGGGAAGTAATAATGCAAATGAATCTAAAAAAAGGGCAGCTTTGGTTCAGCAAAAAGGGAAACAAGCCATCAAAGAATCTAAAGATTTATATTTCAAGAAGAAAAATAATATGCTGCAGGCAATTAAAGAAGGAACTGTAGTTGACAATATAAAAGTTATGGCAGACACTATTTCGGATATAGCAGAGCAAACAAATTTATTGGCATTAAATGCTGCCATAGAAGCAGCCAGAGCAGGTAAACAGGGCCGAGGATTTGCTGTAGTGGCAGAAGAGGTGAAAAAGCTTGCAGAACAATCCTCTAAATCTGTAACAAATATAAAGGATACTGTTATAAAGGCTGAAAATGCATTTAAAAATTTATCCGAAAATGGCAATGAAGTATTAAGATTTATAAACGAAAACATTCATGGCAGATTAGAAGAGTTTGGAATCATGGGAGATCAATACCAAAATGATTCAAGTTTTTTAAGCACCATGTCATTGGATATAGCAGCTATGTCTGAAGAGATTACCGCAGCAGTGAATCAAGTGAATCAAGCAATGCAGAATATGTCACAAATTGCCGAGCAATCTAGTGAAAATGCAGAAACTATAAAATCCAGGTTAGATGAGACAACTGAAGAAATAAGACAGGTAGCTGTAGTTGCACAAAATCAGGCAGAACTTTCTCAAAGTCTCAATGAAATGGTGCAGAAATTTAAAATTTAA